AATATTCTACTTCTGGCCACAGTGTTTCAGGTAATCCGTAATCCCTTAATCCATAGTACGGAGGTGAGGTCACACAGCAGTCAACCGTATTTTGTTCCAAAAGCTTTAACCCTTGTAAGCAATCCATATTATAAATTTTATTAAGTTCCAAATTTTCACCCCCTGTAGGTTCGCTATTGACTTATTTAGCGATTATTAAGTAATCGTTCAAATCTAAATTTCAGGTTCATACTCTGCATTTACCCAAGCTGCACATTTATTTAAATATATTTATCTATGAATTCTCGTTTGCTTTAGTGAATAGTACTAATATAAATCATCCTCTCTTCTTGAAATTGTTCTCCTTAAAAGATTCGGCTGCTGCTGTGGTTGCATTACCTCGCATTGTTTCTGCCAATACTTCCAGCACTCGCTCCAAAGTTCTATTTTTTCTGCTTCCTTTTTGGTCGTTCTTTCGATTCTTTGTTTTTCTCTATAGTCTCTTACCTTTTCGTTGTGTTTCTTATTGCCAAGACCAAGCATTGTGTTGAAATTCCATTTTGACAAATCCGGGGAATACATGATTGCCGGATTTTCCTTGGATGTAACCAGGCTGTATGGTCTGTCAATCTGAGCTATTTCGTTTGTCATTAGCAATGCTCTTCCTGTCAGATTTACACTTGCGGATGATGAGGGTGTTTGGTATTTACTGCTTTGACTGGATAGTGAATAGGTTGACACGGTGTAGTTTCCAAGCTTTTCTGATATTTCTTTGAGAGTTTCCGGTGAGTTTGTCTGCAAGTAATCCCATACCTGACAATTTCCTTTTATTGTTTTGGCAACCTTTTCATCGTACTTGCTTTCCAACTGAGCAAAGTCCTGAAGGAATAAATTGAATCTCATTCCCCTGCCTCCGCCGACTGTAAGTAGTGTGTCAAAGGAAGGTATGGCAGCAAAGTTTCCAAACTCATCAAGTATAAAGTTTACTCTGTTTTTAAGACGTCCTCCCCTGCCATCACTTTCATTTACCAGCTGAATGTAATGTTGCAGGACAAGTAATGATGCAATGCTGTAATATGTTGTTCGTTCATCCGGAAGAACCATAAACAGTGCTGTCTTTTTTCTGCCGAGGTCTTTTGGATTGTAGTCGCTTGCCATGGTCATTGCGTTTATGTAGCTTGATGTAAAGAGTTTCAGTGTAGTTAGTGCCGCAGTATAAAAGCTTCCCCTTGTTCTCTCAGGAGCTATTTCAGATATGGCTACCAGTGGCTTGGCAGGATGATTGTCCGGCAATTCTTTGACATATTCCACTATGGGAATATTCTTTCCAATGGGCTTGCACATTTCAGCTATAAAGTAATACACATTGGTCAAGGTCTGGTACTTTCTACGTTCGCCCTCTCTGTTGTCATATACAACCGACATTATGGCACAGGCTATTGTTGAAGCTTCACCATTGTTCCATATCTTTTCACCTTTTGCATCTCCAACCAGGATACCGACTAAATCCCATACACACTCTGTTGCCTTGGGTATGTTATCTTCATCTATGGCATCAATTATTGGCTGTAAAAGGTTGTACCTATCGCTTTTCAAAGGATTTTTGAAGTCTAGGATTATAACGTTGTATCCCAGCCTTTTTAAAAAAGTTCCCGTATATTGGTTCAATTCTCCCTTTAAATCGGATATAATCATACTTTCTCCTGCCAGAGCTAAAAAACAAATACTTTGTATTACCAGAGTTCTACTTTTACCTGAACGTGTTGCTCCTATTCCAAGTAAATGCGTATCATCACCAATATAGTAGAACAGCTCCTTTCCTCCACGAAGTTTTTTCATTCCAATAACCAGTCCGCCGGAACTGAAGCATTGGGTATCGGCAATCGTTTCAATACTATCTGTTTTTATTTCAGCAGTCGAATCTGCCTCTTTTGAAACATCAAATTCACAATCAAACAAATCGGCGAGCTTGTCAATCTTCCTCTGTTCCTTTATTTGCCATATACTCGGGAAGTACTTTCTAAGCATTTCATCATAGTATAGTCTGTGTTTACCTCGGAGTATATGCCTTTTTTCTTCCGGCAGCACCTTATCCACAAGCCATTTAATATACTGAAAATGCAACTTCTTATGCTCCTGTTTATCTTCCTTGTCAATAACATGCTTTTTTGCTATAGCCCTATCCTTTTTACCAGCCGCTATCAGAGCTTTGTAAAATTCATCTTTATGATTTATAACAGCAGTATCAAAGGCTTTTGCTTTTTCCTTTTCAGTCATCCACCTGGCTGATCCGAACTGGTTTTGACCTGCGGCTACCGGTGTATATATCTTTGGAGTTATACATTGCAGCTTACTGATATAGTTTCTGCTGTAACTGACCATAAGTGACGCTGCGAGACAGAAGGATAATCCCTCAAAGCATAAAAAAAGCAGTCGGTGTTTTTTGACTGTTTTTATACTTTCGATACATTCTTTTATAGGGTAAAATGTTGGTGCTCTGTCAGCTCCTAGCAGTATTTTATGAAATGCCATTGAGGCAAATACACAGAACACTGACAGTACTATAAATACAAAAAATACAGTGGCGTACTGTATTTTCAAATGTCTGTTGTGCATGAATATTTTTCCTCCTTGCACTATTTATTTTTCAATATCCCAACCGGTTGATTCCATTTCCTTTGCTTTTTCCTTTCTGGCTTGCTTTGAAAGGTCACCACCCATAACATGCTTACTGGATATACGATTCTTTCTATTATTTTTTGTAAGCCTTGCCAGTGCTGAGAAAATTTCTGTTACCAACTGTTCTGTCGCCCGTTCTCTTATACCGGCTTCAAACTCTTCATTTTTTATATTCCACTCCTTTTTAATAAATTTCCTTACAAGCCCCAAAAGCTTGTTTGCGATAATCTTCTCAGCCTCCTTTTCATATTCATCAGCTTTTGCATCCAGTTCCATTTCATTAGATGAATATATTCTGGCAATATCCAGCTTTGATTCAACATACTCTGAAATGGCTTCCTGTAGGTTTTCATCTATGTCAACCAGCTCTCTAACTAAAGAAATAAGCTTGTCCTTTACATCAGGTTTGAGATACTCAAACTTTAGTGAACCTTTTGGTATCTCTTTTCTTATTTCAAATAGCCTTTGAGCCAGGTATTTGCAAAATTGACTATTCGGTTTATCAAAGAAGAACTCTTCATTTGTCAAAGTTGAATATTCTCTCTTGCTCATTTTATCCAAATAGGTTTCAAACTCACCGGTCATCTCATTTGTAATTTCCCTAAGCAAGTACTTGTTCTGATCTCTTTTCTCATAATATTCTTTCAGCTCGTCCTCAAATATGTTCTTGACCAGTTTACCTCTGATCTTATCCGGCACTTTGGGATTGACCCAGTTTTTTTGTATCTCCTGACGTTCATCCCAGAAAACAATATGTACATGGGGATGGCTGGGTGTGTCATGAGCTGCAGCAACCCATTTGAAATCTGACATCTTTATGTTGTTTCCCTCTGCAATTATCCTGATTTGTTGTTTTATAAGTTCTTGCCATGCCTCTTTGGTTATTGGCTCTCCAACCTTTATTGCTGCATTTTCAGGAGAGAATGAAATTACTGCCCTGAAAATATTTTTTCTCTCTTCGGATCTTTTCTTAACTATATCCATTACATCCTTAATCTTATGTTTGACTTCGAGAGTGTCGGAATCATACAAATTACCAAACAGGCCATGCTTTTCTCCCTCATTTTTTATTACTCCGGGACGAGTACCAATGTACCTGATATGTTCGGCATTTTTATTCGGTGTGCGAGTTTCATTTACCGGCTTAAACCACTGTTTATAGAAAACTGCTGACAAATTGAATCACCTCTTTATTGAATTTTGGGTACAAAAAACCCCGTAGTCCCTTGGGTGGGGTACGGGGTATAAACATAACTGGAAGTTCAAACGAATGAAAAGCACTAATATTATATAAAGTAAAATCTGAATAGATTGGTGGTTAGCTGCTAAAAAAACCACTAATCAAATCATTCTTACTATTCTCCCTGTACTTTGCTATATCTTCGGATGTTATGGATATTTCTATATCAGTTGAAAGAAAGGGATGTCTTACATGCAGAATATGATTATCACTCTTCTTCATATATTGCGATCTGACGTAATGCTCCTTAACACTAGCAACATAATCTAAAACAGCTGTATCAATAGGCTGCGTATTGTATGTTAAATAATAGTTTGCATTGGGCATATCCTCAATACTATAAAATACTGGATAAGGTGTTATATTTTCATTAATTTGTTTATTTGGCTTATCTGATATAAAAGCTGATTTTATTGAGCCCCAAGTTTTATCGCTTCTAACAAACACAATATGAACCATATGATTCTTAGGAAGTTCCAACAATACTACAGAATTTGATATTTTTGCTGATGATTTTCTTAATTCCGATTCTAATATCATGACGCTCTCAAAACATCTGTGCTTATTAAAATCATGAAAATCAGGAATTATACGTTTTAATATTATTTTTCCATTTTCTTTTATATGCATTTGGCCGTTGCTATACTGTTCATTGGGTGGATGTAAGGACAAATGGTAGTTGTTATTTTTCTTTCCATAATCAATATAGCACGCTCCATCTGGTTGGATTTTCAAAATTCTAATTAGAGAAACCAACCCCTCCTGATTCTTAACACAGAAAGATATAGTCTTGTTCACAAGCTCGCCTCCACACTCTTTAACAGTAATCCTAAAAAAACATATAAATCCTTTTGAGTTTCCCATTATTGCTATAACGACAAAAATCTTAAACTACCGATTATTAGCCAAATGCGAAGTATTAATAACTTTTTGGATTATATAAAAAGTTATTCTTTTCCATTTTTTTGAACAGGAACAAAACATATTTTTTGTTCTAGGCCATCAATCATTTTCTTTAAAAGCCAATTATACTTAAATTTAATCCCTTCATCTGGACTATCAATATACTTACGTATTACTTCCTCAAGCTTTTCTTTAATAAATTGACTAATATACATCAATTCACCTGATTCTGAATAGTAAAATTTAAAAATATCAAAATAAGCAAATCCATCATCATCTAATTTCAAATCCCATTCTAGGCCAGTAAAATTATACTTATCTATGTCAGCTTTACTAATAATAACTCTTGGAACTTTTGCATACTTAGATTCTAGTTCATATGCTTTAACCATGGCTGGACCAAATACAACTGAATCTTTATGATATAATTCCCCGATTCCAACTCCGCCCCGACAAACGAAGCCATATTTAAGCAGTATCAGAACCAAATCTCTTATTTCTTGAAAAACTCTCATAAACATTGAATTGTGTATGGGATACGAAATAACTATTGAATCAGAAAATGTAGTTACTTCGCGAGACGAAATTTTCCCCGATTTATTCTCATAATTTTGTATTTCATAAACGGCTTGGTATATATTATTTAATACGTTTGTATTTTTACAGCTAATATTAATTAAATTTTTAAAACCTAAAATATCCAAAAACAAAACTAGTCTATTTTCATATTTCAGTTCCAATCAGTTTTCCCCCTATGAATCCCAGCCCAATATTGCTGATTTTTTCAGTGTCTCAAAATTAATATTACATTAAATATTGAACTCAACTTCCCAATATAGCCATAATGACAATTACTAATATAATTATACACGGCCTTCCTTTAATTTACAATTATTTGTTAATCTTAAAACTTTTTCCTTCTCCTAATTTTCCAAGAAAAATATTGCCTAAATTTTCCCTGTCTCTATTTTTATAATCAACAGGATCAATTGTTACAAGTTTACCGTTTGTATTTCCATTTCCCACGTAATACCCCTGATCCGAATCATCAGATATGTAACTAA
This genomic stretch from Ruminiclostridium cellulolyticum H10 harbors:
- a CDS encoding VirD4-like conjugal transfer protein, CD1115 family; its protein translation is MHNRHLKIQYATVFFVFIVLSVFCVFASMAFHKILLGADRAPTFYPIKECIESIKTVKKHRLLFLCFEGLSFCLAASLMVSYSRNYISKLQCITPKIYTPVAAGQNQFGSARWMTEKEKAKAFDTAVINHKDEFYKALIAAGKKDRAIAKKHVIDKEDKQEHKKLHFQYIKWLVDKVLPEEKRHILRGKHRLYYDEMLRKYFPSIWQIKEQRKIDKLADLFDCEFDVSKEADSTAEIKTDSIETIADTQCFSSGGLVIGMKKLRGGKELFYYIGDDTHLLGIGATRSGKSRTLVIQSICFLALAGESMIISDLKGELNQYTGTFLKRLGYNVIILDFKNPLKSDRYNLLQPIIDAIDEDNIPKATECVWDLVGILVGDAKGEKIWNNGEASTIACAIMSVVYDNREGERRKYQTLTNVYYFIAEMCKPIGKNIPIVEYVKELPDNHPAKPLVAISEIAPERTRGSFYTAALTTLKLFTSSYINAMTMASDYNPKDLGRKKTALFMVLPDERTTYYSIASLLVLQHYIQLVNESDGRGGRLKNRVNFILDEFGNFAAIPSFDTLLTVGGGRGMRFNLFLQDFAQLESKYDEKVAKTIKGNCQVWDYLQTNSPETLKEISEKLGNYTVSTYSLSSQSSKYQTPSSSASVNLTGRALLMTNEIAQIDRPYSLVTSKENPAIMYSPDLSKWNFNTMLGLGNKKHNEKVRDYREKQRIERTTKKEAEKIELWSECWKYWQKQCEVMQPQQQPNLLRRTISRREDDLY
- the mobP3 gene encoding MobP3 family relaxase, which produces MSAVFYKQWFKPVNETRTPNKNAEHIRYIGTRPGVIKNEGEKHGLFGNLYDSDTLEVKHKIKDVMDIVKKRSEERKNIFRAVISFSPENAAIKVGEPITKEAWQELIKQQIRIIAEGNNIKMSDFKWVAAAHDTPSHPHVHIVFWDERQEIQKNWVNPKVPDKIRGKLVKNIFEDELKEYYEKRDQNKYLLREITNEMTGEFETYLDKMSKREYSTLTNEEFFFDKPNSQFCKYLAQRLFEIRKEIPKGSLKFEYLKPDVKDKLISLVRELVDIDENLQEAISEYVESKLDIARIYSSNEMELDAKADEYEKEAEKIIANKLLGLVRKFIKKEWNIKNEEFEAGIRERATEQLVTEIFSALARLTKNNRKNRISSKHVMGGDLSKQARKEKAKEMESTGWDIEK